The nucleotide sequence aaagaggagggtGTGCCTTGAATCGTTATTCTCATTTGACTTTAggataagcattttttaaaaacttagtgaATTAGGGTAAAATAATTTATGAACCATTTGTGAAGGAAGAGGTGTTGAAATAGGTAAGTGAGGTCTTTCGTCCACTAGGGGGTAGTGTggactgtaaaaattaaaattattcctcAGGGATTAACCCTTAATTTCTTCATGCAGTTGCCttgtttgaattaattttgtgCATGCTAGGTTTTTTCAAAATTGCTGCAAATCATTAGTTTCAAGCGCAATCTTGTGACCATTACAAATGGTGACATTTATCCACGTTCCTGTTATTAGTGATTCAGAtgttttgacattattttttgtAACGAAGTTTTGGAGAGGAAAAAGTGATGCTTTTAAGTTTCTCTGCCAGATTTTACTcactatatgaaataaataaaattattttaaggaccTGTAAGTAACAGGATTGTCTTGTGTTTCAGTCCGCATCCTGTACAGTAGCTACTAGCTCCATGTGGCTGTTGAGCAGTTGAACTGTGGCTAGTTTGAATTGATATGGGTTATAAATGTAAATTACTGGATTTTGAAGACACTGTATGAAAAAGATTGTAAAATGgtaatagtttatatatatatatatcttaaagtttatttattttgagagcgcgtGCAcacggtggaggggcagagagagggagggagacagattcccaagcaggctctacaccttCAGTGGtgagcccagttcagggctcaaacccatgacccatgagatcatgacctgagccaaaacccagagtcacatgcttagccaacagagccacccaggtgccccaatatttttatatttagtatgTGTTGAAATGATGCTATTTGActatattgttaaataaaatattaattttacctgtgtctttttactttttaaagtggcTAGTAGAAAATTTCATATTTGCAGCTCATATTTCTTTTGGACAGCACTGCTGTAGAGAAAACATTCATCAACCATTTTTATCATGCTGTACATATCTATCTCTAACTGGCCTTAAGATTTGTAGAGAAGTGTAGTGGGGAAAGTGAGCACAATTTTGACTCTTTCTAGTCCTAGCCAGAATAAATACAGTCAGTTCTATTATAAGGAGATAGTTTGCGTTCCTGAAATCCATTGTGTTAAATTGTCAATAAAAACCACATGGCTCAGGGATAAAATGTTAGGGACGTGACACtcaaaaacgtttttttaaatgcCCACTTAACTTGTAGAGGGTGATGCTGTAGATGCTCTTAAGTAGTTTACAGCTGTGTATATAGTGAAAAATTGGCATTTTGGTTTATCAGTAATTCCAAAAAAGGAGCCCttgttgttaatattttagaattgcttAAAGATGTGGTTAACAGAGGTTGGAATAGACAGAATAGGCATCACTGAGGCATCTATCAGGTTTTGTAAGACGAATTATGATAAGATTAATGATAGTATTGTCAAGTAGAGTCAGATGGGTCTTGGGTGAGATCATCTAAAATGTCTACAATTGGCATTAGTAATACATTGCATTTTGTGTTTCAGAGAATATTCTAAATTGGGGAAAACCTGATTGCTGTAGATGTATGTTGGAAGTGTATAAAGTTACCAACTTTTCTCATATGTACGTTACCACTCTTTCTAAGAACATTGTTTATTATCTAGAATTTTGCTGTACATTATTCAGtattaccttaaaaatataagacCTTCCATTGCTTCATAGTGAGCACAAGTTGTTATTGAACTTTAGAGGGAAAAAACCTAGTTTTTAGTTGACAGACTGTCAAGTGTTACAGTTTACTGTGGATTTGCTCCTCAAGTCCCAGTAGACCTGTTGATGATCAGATGAATTTGATGTTACTTAATTTGTTCTTATAGTATTTAtagcatgaaaaaaatatttacagcatGAACTATTAAAATGAGTTTCCTTGAGACTTAATCATACTGTCACTTAAGTACATACTCTTAtagtctttcttttctactttttagtaTCTAATTCTCTAAATAGTAAGGTACTTTTTGTTCTGTATGACCTAAACTCAGTTGCTACCCGGGATTGGGTCCTAGGATTGCTTTTAAACAAGTAGGTTACAGTGCAACTAATGGTCATTCAGTTTTCTTTAGAAACAAACTTATTTAATAAATCTTAAGATTTGTTATTGTGCCTTGCTCTTACATTCTTTTTGAGTTGGTTGTACAAGGCCATGGCCTTCTTATGGGAtctcatttgttaaatttttctgCAGTATTATCTCTTGATCGGCATAGCAACTCTGCAGGGGAGGTAATCTTATTATGAAATAGATAAGGCAACTGAGGCTTAGAGCAGTGTAAATTATTTGGTCAGAAATAATAGTTAAGAAAGCAGTGTGGTAGGAATTTGAACCCATTACTCACAGACTTGAAGAAATCAGTGTACTTCATTTATTCtaccaaaaaataatataaaactaggAGGTGTTTCATAGTTTACCATGTGTGAATAGTAAGTAATAGGAAGGATTTTATTTCCTAcccagttttgcctttttcagggAAAATGACTCCAACTTTTTTGGGTGAGACTTGTCCatttggtttggatttttttttttcatcctataATTtgtgctgtgggttttttttggaaATCAGTGCTGTATAGTCAAATAATTATGCATCTGTTCATGATGTCAAAATCTTTGAGAACTTGAGAGCATATAAAAACTGTTTGAAAAAGTCTTCCACACCTAAAAGCTTATTCTAGATTGTGCCCTGACGAAATCTTATAATTGATCAAGCCATGTAATATGTTTACCATCTACATTCTTCAGAATCGGAGGAACTGAAGATGAGGAAGGAATGTGGAGTCTCTGACAGTGTATTCTGAGAGTGATTTTGAGGCTATTTTGGGTTAGGACCTTGGAGGCCCTTTGGCAGCTTTTTATATGGCCTTACATAGAGCTGCTACTACTTTGTGTCACCAGGGAGTGGGGCTTTGGGGCTCTTGGAccccagccttttctttttttaccaatCTCCCtcttaatgggttttttttttttaaattttgatatgtttatttttgagagagagagagcacaagtagaagaggggcagagagagagatacagaatgtgaagcaggctccaagctctgcacTCTCTTAATGGCAGAGCCTGAtaacgaggctcgaactcacaaactgtgagatcatgccctgaactgaagttggacgcttaactgactgagccacccaggcaacccttagTGGGTTTCTAAAAATATGAAGACCTGAGACAAAACTAAAGGAGGATGGAGGTGAGGAGAGGCCAGAATTCAAGGAATTTTACCATCcagtttttttctcattcctgtATTTACTCTTACTCTTCATCCttaatatctttacttttttgCTAAAAATGAAGACCAGCCTCTCTTTCTAATTCCATGTTGGAGGACTTCCCACAGTGGGAGGCTTCATTATTGCATcttgaggtgtttttttaaagctcaaaACATGTTTTACTTTGAACCTTAAAGTAGTTTACAGCATTTCAGCTTCCCATTTGCCCTTGCATTGCCGTGATtataacaaagcaaaaaacaaaaataaaaacaaaaataaaaacaaaatccccaaAAAAACTCTAGTCTTTAATTAAAATACTACATGCATTACTTCAAAGTACTAAAAGCAGTACTTTAAATGGCTGTAAGTTTAACACAATTTGGGAAAGGGTTTAATTTTTCATCTGCATCTTACTGTTTTAGTATATGACAGGTAAATCTTTTAGTGTGTGCACTGTAGGCTTAGAATGAAATGGTAAGGTGTATGATTTTTTTGCACGTGAAGGCAGCATAAATAcagtattatcattattttttatatctaaaaCAGTTGATAGAGCAGTGTTCTGAAACTTCTGATTGCACATGCTTATTCAAAATGTtgcaaatatattattaatattaataatgaaattaCACATAGTATTGTCAGTTTCCTTTATTACATGTTAACATTTTTTGGCTATTTGTAAGTTGTTTATAAATAGAAGTTAGATTATTTCTTTCCATGCCTGAATAgatccttttgtttcccttctctgatGTGCACATCCTGCTTTGAATAACTCTACTCTAATGTTAAAGATGAAATTCTGATAGTTGATGCGCACATCCTGCTTTGAATAACTTTGCTTTAATGTTAAAGATGAAATTCTGATAGTTTATTCCTTGTTCTTTGTAACATCAAATAGATTCATAATTCAGAAAGTATTTATGGAACATCTGTGGTGACAGGCACTGTTCCAGATGCTGAGGATATAGCAGTAAATAAAACAGGCACAAATCTCCTTTTATGGCACTTCCTTTGTTCCAGTTTGAACAAAATAAGTTAGATATGTAATATGTTAGTAGTGCTGTGGAGATAAAATAGGGGAACGGAGAGGGAGGGTGGCGGTTAGGGTGGAATGGGGTTTTGTGGTTTCAATTATGGAGGCTTCACTTCACACATTTGCATGAAGATCTTAGGAGCTAAGAGAGCAAACCAGATAGAAATTTGGGGGGAGAAGAGCAAGTGCAGAGATGTTGAGGGAGCAGTATGGGAGTTGGGAGAACTACAAAGAAGTTAATCTGGGTGAAACAAAGGGCCAGGTGGAAGTAGTTTGGGGGAAACATAGCTGAAGATGAGTTAAGAGTAGGCTGAGTGAGGGGATCATATAAAACCTTTTCTTGGGGGGCTGTGATAAGGACTTTGAAAGGTCTGTGAACTGCAGACTCAGGAGGGAGTGGGAAGCAAGGTCAGAAGCAGGAAATACAGTTAGGCTGTTGCACGATGCCAGACTAGAGCTTGATGGTGGCTTGGATCAGAAGTGTAGCTGTGGTGTGGTAAGAAGTAGTCCAAtcatggatatattttgaagtttaaGCTAACAGAATCTGCCCATCAGATTAGATGTGCTGGGTTATGAAGGAAAAGGTTTGATCCCATTGGAAGGATGGATTTATGGTTAACTGCTATAAAGAAGGCTTTGAGGGAGGAGCAGGTTCAGGTAGAGAATGCTAAGTGTGGTGCTTAGTAGACACTCAAGAGGAGCTGTTATCATGATGGATGGAGGAAGTGTGATCCAAGGGAGATACGTGCCAGATATGAATTTGGGAAAGCATCATATACAGAGTGTATTTAGTATTTAGATTCATTGGACTATATGGGATCACTATGGAAGTGTGTAGTAGAGAAGCCCTAGGACAGGGCCATGGGGCATGTCAGCGTTGGGGAAATAGGAACCAACCTGGAGGTTGCTGCCAGACTAATAGGAAGACAGGAGAGCATGGCTAATAGAAGCTGCGTGAGGAACAAGGAGCAAGGAGGAGGGCAGGCCAGCTGGATAAGATACTCCCTTTAGGTCGGGTAAGATGAAGATTAAGCATTGACCATTTGACTTAACTGCACAGGAATCATGGGTGACCTCAACAAGCAGGTTAGTGGCTAGACCCTGATTGGAAAGTTGTGTTCAAGataggaggagaggagagaaattgGAGACAAGCATCCATCAATATCTTTGAATGAACAGTTTGGTAATGGGGCTTTAGCTGGTTTGGGGAGAGTGAGGTCAAGGTTATTTGCTCCTCTTATTGGGCAAAACTACAGCAAGTTTGTCGTTTGGGGAAAATccaataaaggagagaaaatgatgatttgagagaggaggggatgCTAGAGCAATGTCCTTGAATAGGTGAGGAGCTAAGATCTAGTGCTTTCTTTTAGAGCAGAGGTCAGTCTTAGCCAACATTGATGGCCATTTTATCCGCAGTGACACGAGGAACATTCCAGTTCTtttaggagagagggagagaggtggaaaAGAGAACTAGGAACTAACTGATTGTTGAGGAGCAACAGGGTTTGTCATCAGGGTGtgcttatttctctctccctgttggGGTGCCTAGGCACTTGGCCGTCCTACATTCCCTTCTGTTTTTAGAGGAAAGATTTTTAGTGACTTTTAGcactcattttactttttgtttatttatttattaaaaagattttatttttaagtaatttccacaccCTGTGTGGAGCTTCAACTcagaaccctgggatcaagagtcacgtgctccattgactgagccagccaggcaccctgaattttactttataaacaGCTTGGTTTTGATGGAGTTTAAAGAGAGCAAGTTGCCTTTACTTATGTGATAAGGccagtgttgttttcttttctctctcctctctctcctcacttctcAACTTAATATAAAATGAGTTTCATTAGCCTAATTTTTCTTATCAACATATGTTCAGACCTTTGTAGCTACAGTGTATACGTGTCATCAGTATTCATTTGCTGTTGCATTCGGCTGATTGGGATGATTTAAATAGTCTTTTCTTTGAActtttgagttttataaaatgaataaaaacccaTCAGGAGATTGGAGAGGTTCTGTTAAGTCCATTTCCAAGAGGTGAACTTCATAATGTTTAACTTGGTGGTTGGCAAAGTGACATTTGTGTgacaaatgtattctttttctgttgtaGGAAACCCAGCGTTTGCTGGCGGAACCGGTTCCTGGCATTAAAGCAGAACCAGATGAGAGCAACGCTCGTTATTTTCATGTGGTCATTGCTGGCCCCCAGGATTCCCCCTTTGAGGGAGGGACTTTTAAACTTGAACTATTCCTTCCAGAAGAATACCCGATGGCAGCCCCTAAAGTACGTTTCATGACCAAAATTTATCATCCTAATGTAGACAAGTTGGGAAGAATATGTTTAGATATTTTGAAAGGTAAGTGTTAACCTTTATCAATATATGCTATTAagatttcccctttttctcttaaGCATTCCGTATTGAGACTCTGAACATAGTAATCTTGCCTATTAAATAACGACCACGAAGGTCTGTGGGGATGAAATGCTGCTCTCCTGGGACTGTTGTTTCATGCTTGATCATTCTGGGCCTGTTGCCTTCCTAGATAAGTGGTCCCCAGCACTGCAGATCCGCACAGTTCTGCTATCGATCCAGGCCTTGTTAAGCGCTCCCAATCCGGACGACCCATTAGCAAACGATGTAGCGGAGCAGTGGAAGACCAACGAAGCCCAAGCCATAGAAACAGGTATTAATACCCATTCTCCTTCACACCAcctccacttaaaaaattttttttaatgttttttatttatttttgagagatggagacaacgtgagcaggggagggtcagagagagggggagacacagaatctgaagcaggctccaggctctgagctggcagcacagagtccgatggggggcttgaacccacgaactgtgagatcatgacctgagctgaagccagat is from Suricata suricatta isolate VVHF042 chromosome 10, meerkat_22Aug2017_6uvM2_HiC, whole genome shotgun sequence and encodes:
- the UBE2N gene encoding ubiquitin-conjugating enzyme E2 N, which encodes MAGLPRRIIKETQRLLAEPVPGIKAEPDESNARYFHVVIAGPQDSPFEGGTFKLELFLPEEYPMAAPKVRFMTKIYHPNVDKLGRICLDILKDKWSPALQIRTVLLSIQALLSAPNPDDPLANDVAEQWKTNEAQAIETARAWTRLYAMNNI